TGTATTTATTTGATATTTGGAAAGATATTTAATTATCGGAAATTTCTAATTTACAAGGATAATGTTCTTAATTTCAAAATTAAGAATATACCCTAGTTGTTCTTAAACGTGATGACGTAAATGGCACATGAGCCACAAGTTACGTCACCTAATGAGAAAGttaaaaacaagaaaaaaaaattatcGGAATTTTCCAGACTGGTTTCACCTGAGTGATTAGTTGAAGGTGTAATCTGAAGGAGGTGTAATGACTGTGCAATCAACTTATAAGCTAAATTTAATCTGAGATGACCTATTTCTGCTGGTTAATCAAAAAAAACAAAATATTTGGAAAAAACCTGCTCGCATATCTCTAATAGTTGGCAGTACCCTTCGAGTAGTGCCAACTTTGCCAAGTGCAGGTACCAGTTTCTTGAACTTAAACATATTTATGTCACAACAGTTGCTAGTGTTTTTACTTGCATTTCGTTTGCAATTAATTAGAATTGCTCAAGAAAATTACTTCGGATACCCGGATTCTGATTTAATTATATTCACATGATCGTCTAGATTAAACCTGAAGGTGATATTACAAGTATACAAAACGAAACCTCCATTATTTAATTACACTGAAGTCATATAGTCCATCCAGCATTTCAAGGCTTCAATTTATGAAATTGTAGAGAATGACATTTGATAGCACAGAAAATTATTTCTTCTAATCCTGGCCTAATCCATGTCTAAGGGGGCTAAACAAACTCCACAAAGAAATGAAGATTGTTTAAGGGGGCTAAACAAACTCCCAAAAGAAACCAAGATAGGAAATTATAGAATCAACATTATTATTTTCAGAACTAGTTCTGAACCACAAAATCCAATATAATGGTCAACAACATGCACAGATGACTTGTATATTTGGGAAAACCCTGTATATACGGGGTGCAATGCAATAAACAAAGACACAATGGATAAGGGGGGACAGAAAGCCGGTCTCCTAGCAAATGCAAACACATGATAGAATAATCCTACACATAAAAATGCACAAGCACAAAAAGTAAGAAAACATATTTAGTTGGCAAAGCCATATGAAATTTAACAGAAACAATAGTCTTTTGTAACCACGTGGGACTGAGCAACAACATTCAGTAACAAAACTGATGTACCAATGTACGTGCTACACAACAGTTTGGACGATGGGAAATTTAGAAGAAACGATAGCCTTAGCTGCAGTTACAAATCATGTTTAGAAAATAGTGCAAAAATGAAAACAAGCAAAAACGACTCTTACTGCCAGTCTTCGAACCATATCCAGCCAGACCAATGACTTACAGTTTATCCTCAAAGTCGGATAGAGGTGTCATCTGTTGCTTCAAGCCCTTGCGCTTGCGAATATCAGTTACGAGAGTTGATGCCTGAGATCCAACCTCCAATGGATCAGAACTCATCATGTCCCAATGATCAAACACACTCTGTGGGAAGGCTTGCCCTGAAGTAGCAGCTCTCAATTGGGCTGAGAATCCAAAGGACTCAACAACAGGAAGGTATGCCTTAATGTTGTACAGAGGTGTACCAGGCCTCTGCATTTCTTCAAACACATGCCCACGCTTTTGATTAAGAACACTGTAAATACCCCCAAGTGCACCTTCTGGCGCTTGGATTTCCACCAGGTAAACTGGTTCCAAAAGACGTGGTTTGGCAGTTAACTGTGAAGCATAGATAACCCTCCTTGCAGTTGGGATAACCTGGCCACCACCTCTGTGAATAGCATCAGCATGGAGAACAACATCACAGACCTCAAAACAAATTCCTCGCATATTTTCTTCACATAAAGCACCTTCCTTTGATGCCCACTGAAAACCAGCAACAACAGAATCCTTAATTTCATTAAGGTATTGTACTCCCTTACACATATCAACCACCATATTGGGCCCAGTAGTCTCAGGACCAAAACACCAGATCTTCTTTGCAAGATCTTTGTCCCATCCAAACTCTTCAGCCAAAATTTTGGATCGGATCTTAGGGTCATCCCTTGGACCAATGCGACCTTCATCAATAGCCTCCGCAAGTCCTTCTTCCAGTGGTCTAGCTTCCATGTACAAACGATTATGCTTGTTGGGAGACTTGCTCATCACAGTACGGACAGACTTCTCAAGAACAGTTTCGCGGAAGGAAACAACAGGATCTGACTGAATGATTTCAGCACCACCCATGAAGTCGTCCTGCAAATCCTTCAAGCAAATCTCAAGGTGGAGTTCCCCAGCACCAGCAATAATATGCTCTCCAGACTCTTCAATAGTACAAACAACCATAGGATCAGACTTGGACAACCGCTTCAGTCCTTCCACAAGTTTGGGAAGGTCGGAGGCAACCTTGCACTGCACAGCAACACGCACGACAGGTGAGACAGAAAACTTCATTGCTTTGATGGGATGGGCATCAACTTCCTTCTCGTTTGTCAAAGTCGCGTTCTTGGTGATAAACTGATCTAAACCAACCAGGGCAACTGTGTTCCCACATGGCACATCCTCTACAGTTTCCTGCTTCTTTCCCATCCAAATAACAGTTCTTTGGACACTCTTCACATATAAATCTTTCTTCTCCCCaggaacaaagtttggacccATGATCCTGACCTTCAACCCAGTGGAGACCTTGCCAGCAAACACACGACCAAATGCAAAAAACCTTCCTTTGTCAGAAGCTGGAATCATCTTAGAAACATAAAGCATAAGTGGTCCTTCAGGATCACAGTTTCTAATCGCATTAGCATAAACATCATCAAGTGGTCCCTCGTACAAATTTTCAACACGGTACTTTTGAGCTGTTGCAGGAGAGGGCAGATGGAATATCATCATTTCCAATAGGGCAGTACTTGCAGGAAGCCAGGTTTGCATGACACGTTTCATCAAGGGCTTTCCCATCAGATCCTTCTCATCAGACTTCATGGTAACACCAAGTTTCTTCAACATAGGCCATAGCTTATCTTTCTGATCGTTCATGCAGGTACTAATTATCTGCTTGATGGGTTCATAACAGAACTGAACAAACCCACGCTTGCATGTGGCACTTCCGGTATTCTTGGTGGTCCACTTTTTGGTAGCAGGATCAAAGAAATTTTCACCCCAGAGCCTTTCCATCATCTTAGCCTCATCAACACCAAACTTAGAGGCATACATCTTTGCAAAGTTAGTTAGAGTGAAAGCCCACCCATGTAACCCAGCTGAGAAAGCAACAGTTCCTTTCTCAGGGTAAACCTGAACGTCACCAAGGAGGGGATCTTCATAGGTTGCCATGATCACATTTGCATTCTCAATAACCCTTTGATATGTTTGGTAAGCATCCTCACCATCAACCTGGAGCTCAAGGAAACACCTGTCCATCTTGTTAACAGTCAAAACAGGTCGAATCCTCTCACCAAGAGCTTGTCTAAGGACAGTTTCTGTTTGGACACAAACACCTTCAATGCAATCAACCACGACAAGTGCACCATCAGTGATACGAAGAGCTGCTGTGACCTCTGATGAAAAGTCAACGTGTCCGGGGGAATCTATAAGATTGATGAGATATTCATTCCCCTTGCGCTCTCCTTTAAAGCTTGCCAGAGATTCATCTGACATCTCATAGTAAAGGGAGATACCAGTAGACTTGATGGTAATACCACGCTCAGCTTCATCGGCTCGAGTATCAGTCATGCGGACATCCCCAGCAGTTTCTTGTGCGATAATACCAGCAGCAGCCACTAGAGAATCGGTAAGTGTTGATTTCCCTGGAAAAAGAAAAAGTAAAGTTATGCTTTATAGACTACTAAAAATATATACAAGAGATTCCACTAACATAAACACAGACATTCCATTAACTAAAATGTTGTTAATACTTGTAATTATACTTGAGGTTCAACAAATTAAGCCACAATCATACCTAGAGAAAAAATCTTTCACATGCTATAATCATACCCAGGGAGAAAATCTTTAATTTTCACTTTCAGTAAAGACTTAAGACTACACTCGCAAAATAATATTTAAGGTCAAGACAAAAAATAATGGCTTAACTGGTCACTATGCAAGACAACCATTCACAACTGACTTTAATATACAACAAAAGACTCAGATATGCATATCATGAAGAGGAGAAAAAATTGTTCGGTTCCAATAGTTTACAGAAGAATACTATTGAGCATTGATGGTACCCTACATGTGTTAAGATAACCAGCAGTCCGATTAGAATTAGTTTAATCAGCTAGACTTCACAACCGCACCATAATTCAACAAGCATATATTAGTAAAAGAGATGTTCCAAGGACAAGTCATACCATGATCAACATGAGCAATAACAGACATATTACGAATGTTCTGTTTTAAGTCCATAATCCTTCGGAGCTCCTCAGCTGTAAACTTCACCTGTAAGATAAACGCACAATAAATTAGCCATAAAACATCATAATAGTCTCTCCCCAATAGTATCACAAATCTATTTGTATAAAATTGTTCATCGAATCAGAAACAAATGACTTACCATCTTGTCAGCCGCTTAAATTTCACCAACTAAAATAGTACTTAAAAAGCTTCTAATTCAGATCTCCCTGCTCaatagaaaaagaaaacaaaatatAACATCCAGCTCAATATCGATCGTAATCAAGCACAAAATCATCCAATTCAATATCGACCGTAATCAAGTACAAAAACATCCATTTCAATATCAATCGTAATCAACTACAAAATATCCAATTCAATGGCAATCAACTGCAAATCATCTACAATCAAACATACACAAATAAAACTGTTTAACCAACCAAAAACAAATATCTACACAAACAAATCTAACTTCATATCTTCATATTAGCAGTGGATAAATTTTATAACATTACATCTAATCTATACACACACATAAAACAGTACAAACATATATAATCTAAATCTATGAACATCTAATCAAGCAAATCTAACTTCGAATATTAACAAACATATATAGTCTAGATCTCTGAACATACCAGACAAAACAAACACTTGTAAAATCAAAGTCTCAGAAAATGAACTTAAAACAACTAACAAATGAAGCACAAGCAACACAGTAACTAATAAACAGATGCATATAATAGGATTTAAGACGCTAATGCGTATATAATAGTTTTTATTCAAGTAGATAAGTTGAGGACTTACcaagagagagggagggagggggagagagaggggggaggcGAGGAGAGAGATGACAAGAGGAGAGAGTGAGAGGCTTTGGTTGTTCAAACCCTAATTTGAGGGTACAATGGTAAGAAAGTTTACAAGCATTGGACTTTATGAGTTTTGCTTGCTTGTGGGCCAGTCCATTGTAGTGATCACCTTGACACTTACCCTCGCCGCAGAGTTTTAATGAGGAAAGAAAGTTTGAATAAAAGACTTTCTGCTTCCTAGTTTTTAAAAGAAGCCAAGGTGAAAATAAGTGATAATTAATgtaaattttagaaatttttacTCCAAAAATAGGATGAAAGTATTTTACCTCCCTACCACTTACTTTCTTCCCTTAAAAAAAATTGAGAGCGAGACCTTGGATTTGACAATACTAATATACGACACGCAAATAATTAGTCTTTGGGTTTGAAAATTTGGTACACGAgcacgaaagtacacgaacacgaaaaaTCATGAATATAATTAGTATCGGGTTTGAGTTTCTGATATAGGTACACGACAAGGAATGAAAGTACACgaaacaaataaataattaaattttaaaaatatataatataaatttatatacTAAATACCAAATATGAATTTTAcctattctaaataacatatatatttataattgtaaatactaaattatattttattgTTCCTTTACTATGTGAGTGAGCACTTGACCATTTTattatctatataatatttatttgataattattCTCACAATTAATATTTGTTAGTTGActattaatatctatataatactTATTGCTcacaattaatatatattaattgacgcatcgttaatatctatataatttttatttcacccatcatTCATTATTAAAAACGAAGGAATACAACAACAGGGGCTTTGATGAGCAATTTAATTAATATGACGATTATGCCCCTatttaatatctatataatatttatttgataattattCTCACAATTAATATTTGTTAGTTGActattaatatctatataatactTATTGCTCACAattaatatatatcaattgaCGCATcgttaatatctatataatttttatttcacccatcatTCATTATTAAAAACTAGGGACTTTTTCTCGCGCTACCCACGGATATTATCCGACATTTTAGTAACGTAAAAAATTGTTAActtttttaattatattatcGGACAACCAAAAATATAGATTCACCTAAAATATTGTCGTGATATGCAAGTAAAACTACAACCATTATTGTTTGGTAAAACCCGAACATAAATGCAAGGATTCTCGACTCAAATATTCTGAACGAAATGTGGACTTAGTTTTTTAATGGTTAGATATAAAGATATGATCATAAAAACGACCTTTAGAACAATATAAAAACTTTGTTACATAGTATAGATAGTTGTGGCAGATGTGTTATCTCGATCCATTTCAAATTTTATTCATAATGGATTACTTTCAGGTGTTAAAATGGCTCATGATTGTCTAATGGGCTCTCACATTTTCTTTGCTGATGACTCCATGTTGTTTTTACAAGCAAACGAATCAGCGGCAAGAAATATCCACCTTCTTCTTCAGGAATATTGTCTAGCCTCTTGTCAGAAAATTAAACTTTAAATCTTTAGTTTTGTTTAGCTCGAATTATACTTTAGAGTttaaaaataaagttattgatATTTTGGGAATTTCATAATAATCTGGGAAAGATAAGTATTTTGGTTTTCCAGGTTATCTAGGTACGAATAAATCAGAGATTTTTTCTTATATGTTAGAAAAACTATTAAAAGATACGCAAGGTTGGAAGATTAAATTATTATCACATGCATGTAGGGAGATCCTGATCAAAACTGTCATTCAGGCAATTCCCTCATATGTTATGCACGGCTTTCTTCTTTCTCGGAGTATGATAAATAAAATTACGCGGTTAGAAGATTTTGGTAGGGAGgtgtgttgtgcaagacatgcctgtatcataacaagactaagttaaatttaacaaccctaagaattagttgtatgataatctaaatttgtattttgtattgtattatttgagtctgtaaaaatgttaaagattaGACTGgggtatttttctgtaaacagtctcaagcctaagaataaaatctggaagaagatcaagaagatcaagaagatcatgcctcagagaaattgtgaagaagcttggagttgaataaatctgttttatgaaaaatattttaagttaagatatctacaagtcacagatcaagtcatatcgagaagtcattcgagaactccagaatgacttatcgagaagtccaaattgtcatatcgagaagtctagaaatattgacaagtcaaatgaagatataaatattggagatatcgacaagtcatttctgcatattaagaactaagagatatcgacaaggtaaatgaagatgtgaagatcagagatatcgacaagttatttctacatgcagagatttggagatctcgacaagccaagttcacttatagagaactcatagatctcgacaagtcaaagttacCTATCGAGGACTCAGAGATTTCAACAAGTCAAAGttacctatcgagaactcagagatctcgacaagtcaaagttatctatcgagaactcagagacctcgacaagtcaaaacacttacagagaactaagagatctcgataagccattatacttatcgagatgtcactacAAGAATAATGGGAATTATGGGTGATCAGGGAATTATGGGAATTAGACTACTACGCATTAAAGGCCCCTCTGTTTTTATGTACATGGGCAGCAAGTGACAAAGGTGTCAAGTTCGATGATCTTGGTTTCACCCTTGTCAACTTCAATCGACCAGGTCACAAAAAGGACAAATATGTCTCTATTGACCAAGTCAACCAAGTATTTTATATTGAGGATCCAGTTGATGCTAATTGGTCCGTTGTGTTATCGGCGACAACTCGAAACTATCATGATGTTTACAATGAAGATGCTCCTGAAGACACCTCCTGGAACCCTCCCCCATTCTGTTCTAATATCCCTACATGTGACCCTGCTAAAATTGATGATGCAAGTGTTTGTAATATAAGAGAAAATGTTGAGGGTATATGGGTCAAAAAGTTATAGAAGTCTAGCTATATATTCtccttatttgtaatttttcttgttatttgtaatttttcttgttatttgtaatgtatcttgtgatctctgttttcttgtaatttttcaaTGTAGTTATAGAAGTCTATCTGTAATTTTTCTTGACAATTAAATGAgaattttgtttaattttctGCATATCTGTTAGACATTATACCATGAACTGTGTAGTTGTTCTAATCTGTTAAATATTAGTTAATTTTTCAGATTAGAGGAAGAGGAAAGAATGGCACCAAAAAAGCAAATGCGAAAGCAATCAGAAAAGACTGCATCACAGAATCTTAGCGGTGGAAGCCCCAAGCGGCTGGAGGATGTTCCGAACAATGATGAAAACAATGAAGGGCATGCATCGGAATCTCAACCGACTAACTCAGAACAGACAAATACTACAACTAATACTGCTACAAGGAAGTCTGAGGGTAAGCGAGGCGTATGCGCAATGTACAAAGTGATTGTCAAGAAAGCTCGCGGGAAGAAAGTTAAAGTCACTGCCAATGAATGGGGGATTCCTAATGGGGAAACTAGAGCCCGTTTGCAGTCTTACATTGGTATGTTGGCTAGGACTACGATTCCAATCGACATTCCTACGTGGCCAAATGTAGACCCTGAATTAAAATCAAAGCTTTGGTTAGATCTCCAGGTACTAGATCAATTgtaaaaaattattatcaaatatagATCTTGAATATAAGTTTTTCCTATTATGATTTTGTGAACTTGTGTTTTTTCAGGCTACCTTCAAAGTTAAACCAGAAATTGAAAACATGGTCCCAAAGTCAACAGGCTCTAAATGGCGACAGTTTAAGACTGATTTGACGAGAAAGTATGTGCTACCATTTATTGgagaaaagaagaagctgagtAAGCCGCCAAGAGGCTATGGCTATGTTAGTAAGGCAACCTGGAAAAGGTTTGTGAGACAGAGGACTGATTCTAAGTGGAAGGTATGTTTTAATTCTGTAATATATGATTTTGGTGATTTTTTTGTATCGTCTGTTATAATTTTTGTAATCTTGTGACATGTTTTTAGGAAATTCATGACACACAAAGTGAAAGAGTGTCTAAGAGAAAATATCATCACCGGTTGTCAAGAAAGGGCTACATCGGTTTAAAAGAAGATGAGGTAAGAAAAGTTCATTTAATTGTATAACTGTATTTAATTTATAATAGGTCAGTCCATAATAAATTAGAGTCCTACATTTTTTAGCCCTGGAGTTATTtgtattactgtattttattttatttataacagaTAAAAAAAGGAAGGTTGAATCCGGGAGAAGAACCGGATAGAGCGATTTTTTGGCAAAAGGCTCGTAAGCGGAAAAATGGACAAGAGGTCGATGAAGATTTGGCTGTT
Above is a genomic segment from Apium graveolens cultivar Ventura unplaced genomic scaffold, ASM990537v1 ctg6256, whole genome shotgun sequence containing:
- the LOC141703132 gene encoding elongation factor 2, with the translated sequence MVKFTAEELRRIMDLKQNIRNMSVIAHVDHGKSTLTDSLVAAAGIIAQETAGDVRMTDTRADEAERGITIKSTGISLYYEMSDESLASFKGERKGNEYLINLIDSPGHVDFSSEVTAALRITDGALVVVDCIEGVCVQTETVLRQALGERIRPVLTVNKMDRCFLELQVDGEDAYQTYQRVIENANVIMATYEDPLLGDVQVYPEKGTVAFSAGLHGWAFTLTNFAKMYASKFGVDEAKMMERLWGENFFDPATKKWTTKNTGSATCKRGFVQFCYEPIKQIISTCMNDQKDKLWPMLKKLGVTMKSDEKDLMGKPLMKRVMQTWLPASTALLEMMIFHLPSPATAQKYRVENLYEGPLDDVYANAIRNCDPEGPLMLYVSKMIPASDKGRFFAFGRVFAGKVSTGLKVRIMGPNFVPGEKKDLYVKSVQRTVIWMGKKQETVEDVPCGNTVALVGLDQFITKNATLTNEKEVDAHPIKAMKFSVSPVVRVAVQCKVASDLPKLVEGLKRLSKSDPMVVCTIEESGEHIIAGAGELHLEICLKDLQDDFMGGAEIIQSDPVVSFRETVLEKSVRTVMSKSPNKHNRLYMEARPLEEGLAEAIDEGRIGPRDDPKIRSKILAEEFGWDKDLAKKIWCFGPETTGPNMVVDMCKGVQYLNEIKDSVVAGFQWASKEGALCEENMRGICFEVCDVVLHADAIHRGGGQVIPTARRVIYASQLTAKPRLLEPVYLVEIQAPEGALGGIYSVLNQKRGHVFEEMQRPGTPLYNIKAYLPVVESFGFSAQLRAATSGQAFPQSVFDHWDMMSSDPLEVGSQASTLVTDIRKRKGLKQQMTPLSDFEDKL